A genomic segment from Leptolyngbya boryana PCC 6306 encodes:
- a CDS encoding sulfite oxidase-like oxidoreductase gives MIGKYFKKPGSEHGDRVPPGQRLASGFPVLTYGETPIVDRADWQFRVWGLAKEKTFSWDDFMALPQSEFTADFHCVTTWSKLDVKWVGVKVTDFMNAIEVDPKAVHIMEHCYGGYTTNISIDDFVREENFFAHTLFGEPLPADHGGPMRTVVPHLYAWKSAKWINGLEFLPKEDLGFWERNGYHHRGDPWKEERYSGRF, from the coding sequence ATGATAGGTAAGTATTTCAAAAAACCAGGCAGCGAACATGGCGATCGCGTTCCTCCAGGTCAAAGACTCGCTTCAGGATTTCCCGTCTTGACTTATGGAGAGACCCCAATTGTCGATCGTGCAGACTGGCAGTTTCGAGTCTGGGGATTGGCAAAAGAAAAGACTTTTTCTTGGGATGATTTTATGGCACTGCCGCAAAGTGAATTTACGGCAGATTTTCACTGTGTCACCACTTGGTCAAAACTCGATGTGAAGTGGGTTGGCGTAAAAGTCACAGATTTTATGAATGCGATCGAGGTTGATCCCAAAGCAGTGCATATCATGGAACACTGCTACGGAGGCTACACCACAAATATTTCGATCGATGATTTCGTCCGCGAAGAAAATTTCTTCGCTCACACCTTATTTGGCGAACCCTTACCCGCAGATCATGGCGGCCCGATGCGTACCGTTGTTCCCCATTTATATGCCTGGAAAAGCGCTAAATGGATTAATGGTCTAGAGTTTCTTCCGAAAGAAGATCTCGGATTCTGGGAACGCAATGGGTATCACCATCGGGGCGATCCCTGGAAAGAGGAACGGTATAGTGGCAGGTTTTGA
- the folD gene encoding bifunctional methylenetetrahydrofolate dehydrogenase/methenyltetrahydrofolate cyclohydrolase FolD has translation MSSIAQLLDGKALAQKMQTELATQVQSLTPQYGRPPGLAVLMVGDNPASAAYVRNKEKACAAVGIASFGKHFPNEATQAEVADMIAQLNADDRVDGILVQLPLPDHLDSVALLNQIHPDKDADGLHPMNLGRLVRTEPGLRSCTPYGVMRLLEAYNLDPAGKTAVVVGRSILVGKPIALMLLDANATVTIAHSRTPNLAEVTRSADILVAAVGRPNLITADMVKPGAIVVDVGINRITDETTGKSRLVGDVDFNAVQSVAEYLTPVPGGVGAMTVTMLLHNTVWSYQQRFQK, from the coding sequence ATGTCTTCGATCGCGCAACTCCTCGACGGAAAAGCCCTTGCTCAAAAAATGCAGACTGAACTCGCTACACAAGTTCAGTCTTTGACTCCCCAATATGGTCGTCCTCCCGGTTTAGCTGTGCTGATGGTCGGAGATAATCCCGCCAGTGCCGCTTACGTGCGTAACAAAGAAAAAGCCTGTGCTGCAGTAGGGATCGCTTCATTTGGAAAACATTTTCCTAACGAAGCCACCCAAGCCGAAGTTGCGGACATGATTGCACAACTCAACGCAGACGATCGAGTAGACGGCATTCTCGTTCAACTCCCACTCCCCGATCATCTCGATAGCGTCGCCCTGCTCAATCAGATTCATCCAGACAAAGATGCTGATGGCTTGCATCCGATGAATTTAGGGCGGTTGGTGAGAACAGAGCCAGGATTGAGAAGTTGCACCCCTTACGGAGTGATGCGGCTTTTAGAAGCCTATAACCTTGATCCCGCAGGCAAAACAGCAGTTGTCGTCGGGCGCAGCATTCTCGTAGGTAAACCGATCGCATTGATGCTGCTCGATGCCAATGCCACTGTCACGATCGCGCATTCTCGCACTCCGAATCTCGCAGAAGTCACTCGCAGCGCTGACATTCTCGTTGCCGCAGTCGGTCGTCCCAACTTAATCACGGCAGACATGGTCAAACCGGGCGCGATCGTCGTGGATGTCGGGATCAACCGCATCACTGATGAAACCACAGGAAAAAGCCGACTTGTCGGAGATGTAGACTTTAATGCGGTACAATCCGTGGCGGAATATCTTACTCCTGTTCCAGGTGGAGTAGGTGCGATGACTGTCACCATGTTGTTGCACAATACAGTATGGAGCTATCAACAGCGCTTCCAAAAATAA
- the crtE gene encoding geranylgeranyl diphosphate synthase CrtE, giving the protein MVATGTTQSNQAAQFDLKGYLSVKQQQVEAALDRAFPVVYPDKIYEAMRYSLFAGGKRLRPVLCLAACDLFNGTPEMSIPTACALEMIHTMSLIHDDLPAMDNDDYRRGKLTNHKFYGEAVAILAGDGLLAYAFEHIVEETRNVSADRLLKVISRLGRAAGAAGLVGGQVVDLECEGVKDITLDTLNFIHTHKTAALLEASVVSGGILAGGSESDLQRLSRYSQAIGLAFQIVDDLLDITSTQEELGKSIGKDANVEKATYPRLLGMEESKRQAQQLIEQAKAEVAGFGEQALPLMAIADYITARKN; this is encoded by the coding sequence ATGGTCGCGACCGGGACAACTCAATCGAATCAAGCAGCGCAATTCGATTTAAAGGGCTATTTATCAGTAAAACAGCAACAAGTTGAAGCTGCTCTCGATCGAGCCTTTCCCGTCGTCTATCCCGATAAGATTTATGAAGCGATGCGCTATTCCCTCTTCGCAGGGGGAAAACGGCTGCGTCCTGTCCTCTGTCTCGCTGCCTGTGATCTGTTTAATGGCACACCAGAGATGTCTATTCCGACTGCCTGCGCGCTGGAGATGATCCACACGATGTCGCTGATTCACGACGATTTGCCTGCGATGGACAACGACGATTACCGTCGCGGCAAACTCACCAATCACAAATTTTATGGAGAAGCGGTTGCGATTCTAGCGGGTGACGGATTACTTGCCTATGCCTTTGAGCACATTGTGGAAGAAACTCGCAATGTCAGCGCCGATCGCTTATTAAAAGTGATTTCTCGCCTGGGTCGTGCGGCGGGTGCGGCTGGACTCGTTGGCGGTCAAGTGGTCGATCTCGAATGCGAAGGCGTAAAAGACATTACCCTTGATACACTGAACTTTATTCACACGCACAAGACGGCGGCATTGCTTGAAGCCTCCGTCGTCAGTGGCGGTATTTTGGCAGGCGGGTCGGAGTCTGATCTGCAACGTCTCAGCCGTTACTCTCAAGCGATCGGATTAGCGTTCCAGATTGTTGATGACTTACTCGATATCACTTCGACTCAAGAAGAATTGGGTAAGAGCATCGGCAAAGATGCGAATGTTGAGAAAGCGACTTACCCCCGCCTCTTAGGCATGGAAGAATCGAAACGTCAGGCTCAACAACTCATTGAGCAGGCGAAAGCTGAGGTCGCTGGATTTGGTGAACAAGCGCTGCCACTTATGGCGATCGCTGATTACATCACTGCCCGCAAAAACTAA
- a CDS encoding Uma2 family endonuclease, whose product MTQAKLRFSSFEEYFAAGDDLELEGRYELIDGELVQVPPESEENNFFALNLRDLFAALLPRRWVRIHQCEIQVPVLEKKDAANRYPDVVILRPEHIALTKTRLTIKADMPPPQLVAEVISPGSQNRDRDFNRKRAQYAERGIPEYWILDPQTRSITVLELRDRDYVTFGIFANHELIFSPTFPNLDFTAAQVFSEE is encoded by the coding sequence ATGACTCAGGCGAAACTGCGATTCTCTAGCTTTGAGGAATATTTTGCAGCGGGCGATGATCTCGAACTCGAAGGACGCTACGAATTGATCGATGGAGAACTCGTCCAAGTGCCACCCGAATCAGAAGAGAATAACTTCTTCGCTTTGAATTTGCGAGATTTATTCGCTGCGCTCCTCCCTCGTCGATGGGTTCGCATTCATCAGTGTGAGATTCAAGTCCCTGTTTTAGAAAAAAAGGATGCTGCAAATCGGTATCCGGATGTTGTCATTTTGCGCCCAGAACATATCGCGCTTACGAAAACTCGGTTAACGATAAAAGCAGATATGCCACCTCCACAGTTAGTCGCAGAAGTGATCAGTCCGGGAAGTCAAAACCGCGATCGAGATTTCAACAGAAAACGCGCCCAGTATGCTGAGCGCGGAATTCCTGAATATTGGATTCTTGATCCTCAAACTCGTTCGATTACGGTTCTAGAATTGCGCGATCGCGACTACGTTACGTTCGGCATTTTTGCAAATCATGAACTCATTTTCTCTCCCACTTTTCCCAATCTCGACTTTACTGCTGCTCAAGTTTTTAGCGAGGAGTAG
- a CDS encoding 50S ribosomal protein L32, with protein sequence MAQPKKKTSSAKRDQRKATWKRKANLQAQRALSLGKSILTGRAKGFVYPTDEETDEE encoded by the coding sequence ATGGCACAACCTAAGAAGAAAACCTCAAGTGCAAAGCGTGACCAGCGCAAAGCAACCTGGAAACGTAAAGCAAACCTGCAAGCACAACGCGCTTTGTCCCTCGGCAAGTCAATTTTGACCGGACGTGCGAAAGGCTTCGTCTATCCAACTGACGAAGAAACTGACGAAGAATAA
- a CDS encoding DUF3352 domain-containing protein has protein sequence MALKKLILPGLAVVALVGGAAGFFFLNRTSSDKTTPLAIAKVLPDEAYMATFVSTDEKTWEKLKKFGTPAAQKAIEQNLQKMQQDMMSDAKLDFDKDIKPWMGNMMIAVMPSSKREDAEVVAVIGIKDKMSALSFANKVKSDSKAKTTETEYQGVKIFETLPEKSKTPYYTAVLNDAYLVIASNRAGIEQSIEATKGNPSFATNPETATQLAQPDAGEAVIARVYMPIPAIAKAMSADPKMDATAIESLKSLQSVTGTLSIADVGLRFKGEVKVDPKIAIDFKPSAGKAAALFPADTFALISGSNLNSYWNQVTEQSQNNEEAKRIVDLMRGSSQMIGLDLDKDIFGWMTGDFAIGLMPMNQGMMADLGFGQALVFQTSDRKTAESTLGKLDTLAKNQSLSIAQRDVNGKKVTEWQTPQGALLGHGWINDDTLFIATGEPLVSSFSSQANPALESSDGFKSVMAALPKQNTGYFYMDVEKMTALMTKFTQGTQAAQLDPEARAFLESVRSIGSTTSQIDRTTSQVEAVLALKPAK, from the coding sequence ATGGCTTTAAAAAAGCTCATTCTACCTGGTCTGGCTGTAGTCGCTCTCGTGGGGGGTGCTGCAGGCTTCTTTTTTCTCAATCGCACATCTTCTGATAAAACCACACCTTTAGCGATCGCCAAAGTGCTTCCCGATGAAGCGTACATGGCGACCTTCGTTTCAACCGATGAGAAGACTTGGGAAAAGCTGAAAAAGTTCGGTACGCCCGCCGCTCAAAAAGCGATCGAACAAAACCTGCAAAAAATGCAGCAAGACATGATGAGCGATGCCAAGCTTGATTTCGACAAGGATATCAAACCTTGGATGGGCAACATGATGATTGCCGTCATGCCCAGCAGCAAGCGAGAAGACGCCGAAGTCGTTGCCGTGATCGGCATCAAAGACAAAATGAGTGCCTTGAGTTTCGCCAACAAAGTGAAGAGCGACTCCAAAGCCAAAACCACCGAAACCGAATACCAAGGAGTCAAAATCTTTGAAACCTTGCCGGAGAAGAGTAAAACACCTTACTACACCGCTGTTCTCAACGACGCTTACCTTGTCATCGCAAGCAATCGCGCTGGCATTGAGCAATCAATCGAGGCAACCAAAGGCAACCCCTCTTTCGCAACCAATCCCGAAACGGCAACGCAACTCGCTCAACCAGACGCTGGAGAAGCAGTGATTGCCCGTGTTTATATGCCTATTCCTGCGATCGCGAAAGCAATGAGCGCTGATCCCAAAATGGATGCGACAGCGATCGAATCTCTAAAAAGTCTGCAATCGGTAACAGGCACACTCAGCATCGCCGATGTCGGATTGCGCTTCAAAGGAGAAGTCAAAGTTGATCCCAAAATCGCGATCGACTTCAAACCTTCGGCAGGAAAAGCCGCGGCTCTTTTCCCCGCTGACACGTTTGCTTTAATCTCTGGCTCGAATCTCAATTCTTACTGGAATCAAGTGACCGAGCAGTCACAAAACAATGAGGAGGCTAAAAGAATCGTCGATTTGATGCGAGGCAGCAGTCAGATGATCGGGCTTGACCTCGACAAAGACATTTTTGGTTGGATGACCGGCGACTTCGCGATCGGACTGATGCCGATGAACCAAGGCATGATGGCGGATTTGGGATTTGGTCAAGCCCTTGTATTTCAAACCAGCGATCGCAAAACTGCCGAATCGACTTTAGGCAAGTTGGATACTTTGGCGAAAAACCAATCTTTGTCGATCGCGCAACGCGATGTAAATGGCAAAAAAGTCACCGAGTGGCAAACTCCTCAAGGTGCGCTGTTAGGACATGGCTGGATCAACGACGATACGCTATTTATTGCCACGGGTGAACCGCTCGTTTCTTCTTTCTCAAGCCAAGCGAATCCGGCACTCGAAAGCAGCGATGGCTTCAAAAGCGTGATGGCGGCTTTGCCAAAGCAGAATACGGGTTATTTCTACATGGATGTCGAGAAAATGACCGCCTTGATGACTAAGTTCACTCAGGGAACCCAAGCCGCCCAACTCGACCCGGAAGCCCGCGCCTTCTTGGAGTCCGTGCGCAGCATCGGCAGTACGACTAGCCAAATTGACCGAACCACCAGCCAAGTTGAAGCCGTCCTGGCATTGAAACCAGCGAAATAG
- a CDS encoding DUF2079 domain-containing protein — MNFSTALKAIVPSQDQVGLRRAWYCAIVFFTITLIISINRYFTFYTSYDQGLFNQVFWNNLHGRWFESSLTSGNSVATIQDGVTPTVSFVHLGQHLVLDFLLWLPLYALFPHPLTLSFLQVALMTVGGLMLYALARHYLAPQLSVWITASYYSAIAVAGSTIANFYEHCQIPLFAFGTLLALEKKQWVWFWICVVLVLGVREEAGIILFGIGVYLLLSRRHPWIGLALCILSFSYVAFVTNFVQPRFSTDVSRLYLAARFRQFVNSDNPTTLQVLWGMITHPAELAESLFTPVDRRINYLASQWLSLAFVPAVSGAAWTVSGFPLISLFAQSGVTALAVNIRYAVAVVPGVFYGAILWWSRNPQKFTPKFRRWWKVAMILSVLFMLSGNPHRTFSFMIPDSFRPWVFVPLTRQWEHAGHIYNVIRNVPKDASVTTTTHLIPQLSTRRAIVRLPLIEIYDDRNQKVQLEYAIADLWQLKEYSKAFKDSQFYLTKTLPLLEKLVNEKQYGVLQVEDGVVMIAKGQPSNPAMLAEWQKLAASLK, encoded by the coding sequence ATGAACTTCTCTACAGCATTAAAAGCGATCGTGCCCAGTCAAGATCAAGTTGGCTTGCGTCGCGCCTGGTATTGCGCGATCGTCTTTTTTACCATCACATTGATCATCTCAATCAATCGCTATTTCACGTTCTATACCTCTTACGACCAAGGACTTTTCAACCAAGTCTTCTGGAATAACCTGCACGGGCGTTGGTTTGAGAGTTCACTCACCTCTGGAAATTCCGTTGCTACGATTCAAGATGGCGTTACTCCAACCGTATCTTTTGTCCATTTAGGACAGCATCTTGTTTTAGATTTTCTACTCTGGTTGCCCTTATATGCGCTCTTTCCTCACCCTCTGACCTTGAGCTTTTTGCAAGTTGCTTTAATGACTGTGGGTGGCTTAATGCTTTATGCGTTGGCACGACATTACCTTGCACCGCAGCTATCTGTTTGGATTACTGCAAGTTACTACAGCGCGATCGCAGTTGCAGGTTCTACGATCGCAAACTTCTACGAACACTGTCAAATTCCACTGTTTGCTTTTGGGACATTACTCGCATTAGAAAAAAAGCAATGGGTCTGGTTCTGGATCTGTGTTGTTCTAGTCTTAGGCGTTCGCGAAGAAGCAGGCATTATTCTCTTCGGGATTGGAGTGTATCTCTTACTGAGCCGTCGGCATCCCTGGATTGGTTTAGCACTCTGCATTCTCAGTTTTAGCTATGTTGCTTTTGTCACTAACTTTGTACAGCCGAGATTTTCAACTGATGTCTCTCGACTCTATTTAGCGGCTCGCTTCAGGCAGTTTGTAAATAGCGACAATCCAACGACATTACAAGTTTTATGGGGAATGATCACCCATCCCGCTGAACTTGCAGAAAGTTTATTCACCCCGGTCGATCGCCGAATTAACTATCTGGCAAGTCAATGGCTCTCATTAGCATTTGTTCCTGCTGTCTCAGGAGCCGCTTGGACAGTCTCAGGCTTTCCTTTGATCTCACTGTTTGCACAATCTGGGGTGACTGCTTTAGCAGTCAACATTCGCTACGCAGTTGCAGTCGTTCCAGGTGTGTTTTACGGTGCAATTCTCTGGTGGTCACGCAATCCTCAGAAATTCACACCCAAGTTTCGCCGCTGGTGGAAAGTTGCCATGATTCTGTCTGTACTGTTCATGCTGAGCGGCAATCCCCATCGAACTTTTTCGTTCATGATTCCCGATTCGTTTCGTCCTTGGGTGTTTGTTCCCCTAACCCGCCAATGGGAACATGCAGGTCATATTTACAACGTGATTCGCAATGTTCCAAAAGATGCCAGCGTGACGACGACAACGCACTTAATTCCACAGCTTTCGACTCGACGCGCGATCGTGCGATTACCCCTGATCGAAATTTATGACGATCGCAATCAGAAAGTACAACTCGAATACGCGATCGCGGATTTGTGGCAGCTCAAAGAATACAGCAAAGCCTTCAAAGACAGCCAGTTCTACCTCACGAAAACGCTGCCGCTGCTTGAAAAACTCGTGAATGAAAAACAATATGGCGTATTGCAAGTCGAAGACGGCGTTGTGATGATTGCAAAGGGTCAACCTTCTAATCCAGCCATGCTCGCAGAGTGGCAGAAACTTGCCGCCAGCCTGAAATAA
- a CDS encoding TIGR03943 family putative permease subunit, with product MMSRIPWRVLTPWLNLMAIAAWGFAILKFWLTEQLFLLIHPNYNILTISAGFGLLFVAGIKGFYLWRARREPQLVQPDLPHATFFPPAFSSALLLIVAIAGLVITPRPFASQTAIDRGVNDSITLTRVRPQTFQASARTEDKSLIDWIRTLQVYPEPDAYTGQKAKLQGFVVTTPELSEQYFLLTRFVITCCAADVYPVRLPVKLTSGKNSDYKVDSWLEVEGQMITETIADKRQLVVQASSIKPIPEPKNPYDY from the coding sequence ATGATGTCTAGAATTCCTTGGCGAGTGTTGACTCCGTGGTTAAATTTGATGGCGATCGCGGCTTGGGGATTTGCCATTCTCAAGTTTTGGCTGACGGAACAGTTATTTCTGCTCATCCATCCGAATTACAATATTTTGACGATTTCGGCTGGATTTGGACTGCTGTTTGTTGCTGGGATAAAAGGCTTTTACCTTTGGCGAGCACGGCGAGAACCGCAACTTGTGCAACCTGATCTGCCTCATGCGACGTTCTTTCCGCCTGCATTCAGCAGTGCACTGCTGTTAATCGTTGCGATCGCAGGATTGGTGATTACGCCTCGTCCGTTTGCAAGTCAGACGGCAATCGATCGGGGGGTGAATGATTCGATTACGCTGACTCGTGTCAGACCGCAGACGTTTCAAGCTTCGGCGCGAACTGAAGATAAGAGTTTAATTGATTGGATTCGCACGCTTCAGGTGTATCCCGAACCGGATGCTTATACCGGACAAAAAGCGAAATTGCAGGGCTTTGTGGTGACGACTCCAGAACTTTCAGAGCAGTATTTCTTACTGACTCGTTTTGTCATTACTTGCTGTGCAGCAGATGTGTATCCCGTGAGATTGCCTGTGAAATTAACCAGCGGCAAGAATTCAGATTACAAAGTCGATTCTTGGCTCGAAGTCGAAGGGCAAATGATCACAGAAACGATCGCAGATAAGCGCCAATTAGTCGTTCAAGCCAGTTCGATCAAACCGATTCCCGAACCGAAGAATCCCTACGATTATTAG
- a CDS encoding divergent PAP2 family protein, with translation MQDFAGILDNEVLLLALVACLIAQATKLVIELIVNHKVNFRVLVETGGMPSSHSALVTALATGVGMVDGWSSTQFAIATIVAFVVMYDSQGVRQAAGKQAKILNQIMDEFFTGDHHFNEDRLKELLGHTPVQVIAGSLLGVVVCVIGEWWLGGSWRSVFAQIAGVH, from the coding sequence ATGCAGGACTTTGCTGGAATTTTGGATAACGAAGTGCTGCTCTTAGCGCTCGTTGCCTGTTTGATTGCTCAAGCCACTAAGCTCGTGATCGAACTGATTGTCAATCACAAAGTCAATTTTCGGGTGTTAGTCGAAACCGGTGGAATGCCCAGTTCGCATTCGGCTTTAGTTACAGCGTTGGCAACGGGTGTGGGCATGGTCGATGGCTGGAGTAGTACGCAATTTGCGATCGCAACGATCGTGGCGTTTGTGGTCATGTACGATTCGCAGGGTGTAAGACAGGCGGCTGGAAAACAGGCGAAAATTCTCAATCAAATCATGGATGAATTTTTTACAGGCGACCATCATTTCAATGAAGACCGCCTGAAAGAATTGCTTGGACATACGCCTGTGCAAGTGATTGCGGGATCACTGCTCGGAGTCGTCGTGTGTGTGATTGGCGAATGGTGGTTAGGAGGAAGCTGGCGATCAGTGTTTGCTCAAATTGCAGGGGTGCATTGA
- a CDS encoding toll/interleukin-1 receptor domain-containing protein, translating to MTDKPIKVFISYSHRDEELIHQLLKHLSNLHRQGLVSEWHARMITPGSEWSREIDASLSSADIILLMVSSDFLASDYCWGIEIEKALQRHESGEACVIPVILRHANWQGAPFAQLQALPKNARPITSWSNQDDAFFDVIQGIRITIKTLLQARKSQSMSDSQRMFARDSADTHLLIDQADGTPLAENSRRLLETRLTKLHAEWSTEIEKVGALRQSRAIETNVLMKFQLEKRIQAEQKKLERLESQLSEIEQILSSSEEKSVTTEQYLEIPRQMEQQFQQETEEKGKPSNSEILPTITPNPTVYRLGEVFKASGVPTVTFVEPERFSEIKLVLTQSSAGIVLEGASGIGKTTALRKALDQVDFSSEPKFLSARNPDHVNQIKGIRRWHQGLVVIDDLHRLDANTCLLISDYLKYLADNEFIDRQLVVIGIPETAKRLINFSFDLALRVKRFPLGRVGDKTIENMIKKGEDALNIVFSQKLEIIAKANGSLNVAQLLCYYIALLAGIETTQSTTQIITSDLDESLSRVMEDIEPKFNDPVRQFVLLGGHNDSTSVTILEELAANDNGVLSLHQLRDSRLSLEKAIGNFLALNYLPNLYKKSPHISKFICFNQDDMTLVIDDPQLTFYLRQLSTDGLIQMANKIRSSARDKVFVSYSHSDEAKLDFLGRLLTHLKPLEREGLIDIWSDRKIKAGSYWKQEIEQALGSAKIALLLVSANFLASDFIVSNELPPLLAAASDEGTVIIPVILSPCRLPKNISEIQSANSPSKALTSMNYNEQEEVFATLVEIIEGYLGL from the coding sequence ATGACTGACAAGCCAATTAAAGTTTTCATTTCCTACTCACATCGAGATGAGGAGCTTATACATCAACTACTGAAGCACCTGAGCAATTTACACCGTCAAGGTCTAGTCTCGGAGTGGCACGCTCGTATGATTACGCCAGGAAGTGAGTGGAGTCGAGAGATTGATGCTTCATTGAGTTCAGCCGACATTATTCTGCTAATGGTGAGTTCAGATTTCTTAGCATCTGATTATTGCTGGGGCATTGAGATAGAGAAAGCGTTACAGCGGCATGAATCAGGAGAGGCATGTGTGATCCCTGTGATACTGCGTCATGCGAATTGGCAAGGTGCACCGTTTGCACAGCTTCAGGCATTACCGAAGAATGCAAGACCGATTACGAGTTGGTCAAATCAAGATGATGCATTCTTTGATGTAATACAAGGAATTCGCATAACAATCAAAACGCTTCTACAAGCCAGAAAATCTCAAAGCATGTCTGATTCTCAAAGGATGTTTGCACGAGATTCTGCTGATACGCATCTTTTAATTGACCAAGCAGATGGTACTCCCTTAGCAGAAAACTCTAGAAGACTTTTAGAGACGAGATTGACTAAGTTACATGCAGAGTGGAGTACAGAAATCGAAAAAGTAGGAGCACTACGTCAATCTCGAGCTATTGAGACGAATGTACTTATGAAGTTTCAATTAGAAAAAAGAATTCAAGCGGAACAAAAAAAGTTAGAACGCTTGGAGAGCCAGTTATCTGAAATTGAACAAATTCTCTCTTCGTCAGAAGAGAAGAGTGTTACGACAGAGCAATATCTTGAGATTCCAAGACAAATGGAACAACAATTTCAGCAAGAAACTGAAGAGAAGGGCAAACCTTCGAACTCTGAAATACTACCAACTATTACTCCAAACCCTACCGTGTACCGATTAGGTGAAGTTTTCAAGGCTTCGGGTGTCCCCACGGTTACATTTGTTGAGCCTGAACGATTTTCTGAAATCAAACTTGTTCTAACGCAGTCTAGTGCTGGAATTGTTCTTGAAGGGGCATCAGGTATAGGAAAAACAACGGCGTTACGAAAGGCTCTCGACCAAGTTGATTTCTCATCAGAACCCAAATTTTTAAGCGCCCGAAATCCTGACCATGTTAACCAAATTAAAGGAATAAGAAGATGGCATCAGGGGCTTGTTGTAATTGATGATTTACACCGCCTTGATGCAAATACATGCTTGTTAATTTCAGATTATTTGAAGTATTTAGCTGACAATGAATTTATTGATAGACAACTGGTAGTTATAGGTATTCCTGAAACGGCGAAGCGGCTAATTAACTTTTCATTCGATCTTGCCTTGCGCGTCAAAAGATTTCCATTAGGCAGGGTGGGAGATAAAACAATCGAAAACATGATTAAAAAAGGTGAAGATGCCCTAAATATTGTATTTTCTCAAAAGCTAGAAATCATTGCAAAAGCTAATGGAAGTCTTAATGTAGCCCAACTACTCTGTTATTATATAGCTCTGTTAGCGGGAATTGAAACAACGCAGTCAACCACTCAGATCATCACTTCTGATCTGGATGAATCCCTTTCCCGCGTTATGGAGGACATAGAACCTAAATTTAATGATCCAGTTCGTCAGTTTGTATTGTTGGGAGGACATAATGACTCCACTTCCGTAACAATTCTAGAAGAGTTAGCAGCTAATGATAATGGGGTTCTATCACTGCATCAGTTAAGGGATTCTCGTCTTAGTCTAGAGAAGGCGATTGGCAATTTCTTAGCTTTGAACTATCTACCAAATCTATACAAAAAATCTCCTCATATCAGCAAATTTATATGTTTTAATCAGGACGATATGACTCTTGTAATTGATGATCCTCAGCTAACTTTCTATCTCCGTCAACTTTCTACAGATGGACTAATACAAATGGCTAATAAGATTCGATCTTCAGCTCGTGATAAAGTCTTTGTAAGTTATAGCCATAGTGATGAAGCTAAACTAGACTTTCTTGGTCGTCTTCTCACTCATTTAAAGCCGCTAGAAAGAGAGGGACTTATTGATATATGGAGTGACAGAAAAATCAAGGCTGGCTCATATTGGAAACAGGAGATAGAGCAGGCTTTAGGCTCAGCTAAAATCGCGTTACTTCTTGTTAGTGCGAACTTTCTTGCTTCAGACTTCATTGTAAGTAATGAGTTGCCTCCACTGCTGGCTGCTGCTAGTGATGAAGGCACAGTTATAATTCCTGTTATTCTTAGCCCTTGTAGATTACCAAAAAATATTTCTGAAATTCAATCTGCTAATTCCCCTTCAAAGGCTCTAACATCAATGAATTACAATGAGCAAGAGGAAGTATTTGCAACACTTGTAGAAATCATCGAGGGATACTTGGGACTATAG